From one Bacteroidia bacterium genomic stretch:
- a CDS encoding glycosyltransferase family 9 protein: protein MKILIIRFSSIGDIVLTTPVIRCLRKQFPEAEIHYLTKSANAQLLLHNPYLTKLHLLKESLQEVNKVLAKERFHYVVDLHNNLRSLLVKTRLGRSSFSFNKLNAEKWMLVNLKVNRLPQQHIVDRYMETVEMLGVKNDGEGLDYFFPPEGPPSLDFLPESFKRGFHAFVIGAGHETKKLPKEKILALCERIEYPVVLVGGKQEEAAGAWLQEQLPEKILSVCGQLSLHESAAVVRQAEKIISHDTGYMHIAAAFFKPILSIWGNTVPEFGMYPYYPGGSALQEQQMMAEVNGLGCRPCSKIGFSRCPKGHFKCMREQDVGEMANWVNR, encoded by the coding sequence TTGAAAATCCTGATCATCCGCTTTAGCTCAATAGGTGATATCGTATTGACCACTCCAGTGATTCGTTGCCTCAGGAAGCAGTTTCCGGAAGCAGAGATCCATTACCTTACGAAAAGTGCCAATGCGCAATTGCTGCTGCACAATCCGTATCTCACAAAATTGCATTTGCTGAAGGAAAGTTTGCAGGAGGTGAATAAAGTGCTTGCAAAAGAGCGGTTTCATTATGTGGTGGATTTGCATAACAACCTGCGCTCTTTGCTGGTAAAAACAAGGCTGGGCCGCAGCAGTTTCAGTTTTAATAAATTGAATGCGGAAAAATGGATGCTTGTGAATTTAAAAGTAAACCGGCTGCCGCAACAGCATATTGTTGACCGCTATATGGAAACCGTGGAGATGCTGGGTGTGAAAAATGATGGTGAGGGCCTCGATTATTTTTTTCCGCCTGAAGGCCCGCCATCCCTGGATTTTTTGCCTGAATCATTTAAGCGGGGATTTCACGCTTTTGTAATTGGTGCGGGGCACGAGACGAAAAAATTGCCAAAAGAAAAGATTCTGGCGCTATGCGAACGAATTGAATATCCGGTAGTGCTGGTAGGCGGAAAGCAGGAAGAAGCCGCGGGTGCCTGGCTTCAGGAGCAGTTGCCGGAAAAGATCCTGAGCGTATGCGGGCAACTTTCGCTGCACGAGTCGGCTGCGGTGGTGAGGCAGGCCGAAAAGATTATTTCGCATGATACCGGCTATATGCACATTGCGGCTGCATTTTTCAAACCCATTCTATCCATCTGGGGAAATACGGTACCTGAGTTTGGGATGTATCCTTACTATCCCGGTGGTTCGGCTTTGCAAGAGCAACAGATGATGGCTGAAGTAAACGGCCTGGGTTGCCGGCCCTGCTCAAAAATCGGTTTCAGCCGCTGCCCGAAAGGACACTTTAAGTGCATGAGAGAGCAGGACGTGGGCGAAATGGCCAATTGGGTGAATCGCTGA
- a CDS encoding RDD family protein, producing MEQILDRTDETLSGEQVEYAGFWIRVVAYIIDAIILGIVNVSLTWGMTGTFYSTEMNIGLSSVTFLINLVYFAAMESSSYQGTLGKIAINAKVVDEAGQRISFANALGRYLSKIISAIILLIGFMMVGWDDRKQGLHDKIASTFVIYK from the coding sequence ATGGAACAGATACTAGACCGTACGGATGAAACACTTTCAGGGGAGCAGGTGGAGTATGCAGGCTTTTGGATCAGAGTTGTGGCCTATATTATTGATGCGATTATTCTGGGTATTGTGAATGTTTCTCTCACTTGGGGGATGACAGGCACCTTCTATTCCACAGAAATGAACATTGGGCTGAGTAGTGTCACTTTTCTGATAAATCTTGTCTACTTCGCGGCAATGGAAAGTTCATCGTACCAGGGTACGCTCGGTAAAATTGCGATCAATGCAAAAGTAGTTGACGAAGCGGGCCAGCGGATTTCTTTTGCTAATGCATTGGGCCGTTATCTGTCCAAGATCATTTCGGCCATCATTCTGCTTATCGGCTTTATGATGGTAGGATGGGACGACCGCAAGCAAGGTCTTCACGATAAAATTGCCTCTACTTTTGTAATTTACAAATAA
- a CDS encoding YCF48-related protein: MKNKIFHISFMVLMTSTLSLNAQWKELTSGTTNTLHDVHFPSAETGYAVGINGTILKTTNAGTTWDSLACPVTSAINAVHFINNDIGLAVGDKGKILRTTDGGANWNLNAQDSNFQFNDIYFASQTVGLIVGSEFADPVILKSTDGGAAWNQVALSHGLSSDFQLNSIHFPTVDTGYAVFRSGVIKTTNAGDSWSLAIYYEGGKDSVFPFSILESCYFTDANTGYIGGWYNAVLWKTSDGADTWTDLGDSTGSFQINSVYFPGKDTGYAVGWYGEIYNTTNAGHTWIKQNFGNENFYAVYFTDLMTGFAVGQDGIIIKTTNGGGLSTQSLVAPGIEGIEIFPNPTGGTVYLKLNKPVEILDISLLDLNGRLLKKFPKDMRLLDLIDIPRGTYLLKVTTADGELIHKIVLI, from the coding sequence ATGAAAAACAAAATATTTCATATAAGCTTCATGGTCCTTATGACCTCCACCCTGAGCCTCAATGCGCAGTGGAAGGAACTTACCTCCGGAACCACCAATACCCTTCACGATGTGCATTTTCCCAGCGCGGAAACCGGGTATGCTGTCGGAATTAACGGTACAATTTTAAAAACCACAAATGCAGGCACAACCTGGGATTCTCTGGCTTGCCCTGTAACTTCTGCCATTAATGCCGTTCATTTTATTAATAATGATATTGGACTGGCCGTTGGAGACAAGGGAAAGATCCTGAGAACAACGGACGGAGGTGCTAACTGGAACCTAAATGCTCAGGATTCCAATTTTCAGTTTAATGATATATACTTTGCCAGTCAAACGGTAGGATTAATTGTGGGCAGCGAGTTTGCCGATCCTGTCATTCTGAAATCCACGGACGGAGGCGCAGCCTGGAACCAGGTGGCTTTGTCTCACGGGCTTTCATCTGATTTTCAATTAAATAGCATTCATTTTCCTACGGTGGATACCGGTTATGCTGTATTCAGATCGGGTGTAATAAAAACAACTAATGCAGGGGATAGCTGGTCGCTTGCTATCTATTATGAAGGAGGAAAGGACTCTGTTTTTCCGTTCAGTATTTTGGAAAGCTGCTATTTTACAGATGCCAATACAGGCTATATCGGGGGCTGGTACAATGCCGTCTTATGGAAAACCTCAGATGGTGCGGATACCTGGACTGACCTGGGAGATTCTACAGGTTCGTTTCAGATCAATTCCGTTTATTTTCCAGGCAAGGATACAGGATATGCGGTGGGCTGGTATGGAGAGATCTATAACACGACCAATGCAGGCCACACCTGGATAAAACAAAACTTCGGTAACGAGAATTTTTATGCCGTCTATTTCACAGATTTAATGACCGGATTTGCCGTAGGCCAGGACGGGATCATCATCAAAACCACCAATGGGGGCGGCCTATCCACGCAAAGTTTGGTAGCGCCAGGAATTGAGGGAATTGAGATTTTCCCAAATCCTACAGGGGGAACGGTTTATTTAAAATTGAATAAACCGGTTGAAATTCTGGATATTTCACTATTGGACCTGAACGGGCGGCTACTCAAAAAATTCCCAAAGGATATGCGGCTGCTGGACCTAATTGACATCCCAAGAGGAACGTACCTATTAAAGGTAACAACAGCCGATGGCGAACTTATTCACAAAATTGTTCTGATATAA
- a CDS encoding zinc-binding dehydrogenase, protein MKAIVLTKNGSPQEAFEMRELPIPEPKGGEVLVKSEAFGLNFADVLSRQGLYRDAPELPATIGYEAVGRIEKTGSGTSRLKPGQRVVAFTLFGGYGQYLCTGEEGVAAIPEDMDAGVAVALAAQYCTAWYAAYEMMNLYPGDKVLIHAAAGGVGTALVQLCKRKGCIIFGTASQPQKLTFLKEQGVDYPVNYKEKDFEEEIKHILNGDKLDVVFDSVGGKTFRKSRALLGAGGRIVGYGASSRSGGSDFFGKLKLVFGYGFLHPAMMLMKSQSIIGVYMLPVAERKPAVLQRCLQGVVDLAAKGEISPHVGGRFKATQIAEAHQMLESRNSMGKIVVEW, encoded by the coding sequence ATGAAAGCAATTGTCCTGACTAAAAACGGTTCCCCGCAAGAAGCCTTTGAAATGAGGGAACTACCAATACCCGAACCTAAAGGAGGGGAGGTGCTGGTAAAATCTGAGGCATTCGGGCTGAACTTTGCCGATGTGCTGTCGCGGCAGGGGCTGTACCGCGATGCCCCAGAACTTCCGGCTACTATTGGTTATGAGGCTGTGGGCCGCATTGAAAAAACAGGAAGCGGCACTTCCCGTCTGAAGCCGGGGCAGCGCGTGGTAGCTTTTACGCTTTTCGGAGGCTACGGCCAGTATCTCTGCACAGGCGAGGAAGGCGTAGCGGCCATCCCTGAAGATATGGATGCAGGCGTGGCGGTGGCATTGGCCGCACAATATTGTACTGCTTGGTATGCCGCCTACGAAATGATGAACCTCTATCCGGGTGACAAAGTCCTGATCCATGCAGCAGCGGGCGGTGTGGGAACAGCCCTGGTACAGCTTTGCAAGCGGAAAGGCTGCATAATCTTCGGCACAGCAAGCCAGCCGCAGAAGCTGACTTTCTTGAAGGAGCAGGGTGTGGATTATCCGGTTAATTACAAGGAAAAAGATTTTGAGGAGGAAATAAAGCACATCCTGAACGGTGACAAACTGGACGTGGTGTTTGATTCTGTGGGTGGCAAAACGTTCAGGAAAAGCCGGGCGCTGCTGGGCGCAGGCGGCAGGATCGTAGGATATGGCGCATCTTCCCGCAGCGGTGGAAGCGATTTTTTCGGCAAGCTAAAACTGGTATTTGGCTACGGGTTTCTGCACCCGGCCATGATGCTGATGAAGTCGCAGTCCATTATAGGAGTGTATATGCTTCCCGTGGCCGAGCGGAAACCTGCAGTTTTACAACGCTGCCTTCAGGGTGTGGTGGACCTTGCGGCAAAAGGCGAAATATCGCCCCACGTTGGTGGCCGCTTTAAAGCCACCCAAATTGCGGAGGCGCACCAAATGCTGGAAAGCCGCAACTCCATGGGAAAGATCGTGGTGGAATGGTAG
- the gap gene encoding type I glyceraldehyde-3-phosphate dehydrogenase, whose protein sequence is MNKIRIAINGFGRIGRITLRHLLNNPNIEVAAINDLTNVATLAHLLKYDSVHGRFPGDVGFDEKHLIAGENAIPVFSEKQPHLLPWRDLAVDLVLECSGKFRTTEAASAHLEAGAKRVLISAPSDDNTPTLVLGVNDHLLNEDWQVLSNASCTTNCLAPMVQVLDDLASVESGYLATIHAYTSDQNLIDAPHKDLRRARSAAVNIIPTTTGATQATELVLPHLKGRLHGISYRVPVPDGSITDFTCMIKKEVSARDINDAFRAAASGRLLNILEFTDAPIVSSDITGNHHSCIFDSQLTVVRGKMVKVVGWYDNETGYSARLADVAERVRQKASAKAQVT, encoded by the coding sequence ATGAACAAGATTAGAATAGCCATCAACGGCTTTGGACGAATTGGCCGGATTACCCTGCGACATCTGCTGAACAATCCAAATATCGAAGTGGCAGCGATTAATGATCTGACCAATGTTGCTACCCTTGCACATCTCCTGAAATATGATTCGGTTCATGGCCGGTTTCCCGGTGATGTTGGCTTTGATGAAAAGCACCTGATTGCAGGAGAAAATGCCATTCCGGTTTTCAGTGAAAAGCAACCGCATCTTTTGCCCTGGCGGGATTTGGCAGTTGATCTGGTCCTGGAATGTTCGGGCAAGTTCAGAACGACAGAAGCGGCTTCCGCGCATCTGGAAGCTGGAGCCAAACGGGTGCTCATCTCTGCTCCTTCTGATGATAATACGCCAACGCTGGTGCTGGGCGTGAATGATCATTTGCTGAATGAAGACTGGCAGGTGCTGAGCAATGCCTCTTGTACCACAAATTGCCTGGCTCCTATGGTGCAGGTGCTTGATGATCTTGCCAGTGTAGAATCCGGATACCTGGCCACGATCCATGCCTATACTTCTGACCAGAATCTTATTGACGCACCTCACAAGGATCTGCGAAGAGCGCGGTCAGCCGCTGTTAATATTATTCCTACTACTACGGGTGCTACCCAGGCCACAGAACTCGTATTACCACATTTGAAGGGGCGCTTGCATGGGATCTCCTACCGCGTTCCGGTTCCGGATGGCTCTATAACTGATTTTACCTGCATGATCAAAAAAGAGGTCAGTGCCAGGGATATTAATGATGCTTTCAGAGCGGCAGCTTCGGGTCGGCTTTTAAATATCCTTGAATTTACGGATGCCCCGATCGTATCATCGGATATCACCGGGAATCACCACAGTTGCATCTTTGATTCGCAGCTTACGGTAGTGCGTGGAAAGATGGTGAAGGTGGTAGGCTGGTATGATAACGAAACCGGCTACTCAGCACGCCTGGCTGACGTGGCAGAACGTGTGCGTCAGAAAGCTTCGGCCAAAGCTCAGGTAACCTGA
- a CDS encoding polyprenyl synthetase family protein, which translates to MSITLDQIKHPIAENIKVFEKKFRESMKTKVSLLDKIMTYIVRHKGKQIRPMFVFLSAGVCGGVKEETYRGAALVELLHTATLIHDDVVDSALQRRGFFSINALWQNKIAVLVGDYLLSRGLLLSLANNDFEMLKICSEAVKLMSEGELLQIEKARKLDIQEHIYFDIIRMKTASLIASCCAIGSYSTGSSTEEVEVMRTFGEKIGLAFQIKDDLFDFGNDDIGKPTGIDIKEKKMTLPLIYALQQGTRSEKHKIISIVKRHNTNEKKVSELIDFVKAKGGIEYAQEKMLKYQDEAFALLRQFPDSTYRQSLENLVIFTTERKK; encoded by the coding sequence ATGTCCATTACGCTCGACCAAATCAAGCATCCGATAGCTGAAAACATAAAGGTATTTGAGAAAAAGTTCAGAGAATCAATGAAGACCAAAGTCTCATTGCTGGACAAGATCATGACCTATATTGTACGGCACAAGGGTAAACAGATCCGCCCCATGTTCGTATTTCTGAGCGCGGGTGTTTGCGGTGGCGTAAAAGAAGAAACTTATCGCGGGGCAGCGCTCGTGGAATTGCTGCATACCGCTACCCTCATCCATGATGATGTGGTGGACAGTGCCTTGCAGCGGAGGGGGTTTTTCTCCATCAATGCGCTGTGGCAAAATAAAATTGCCGTTCTGGTGGGCGATTACCTGCTATCGCGCGGTTTGCTCCTTTCTCTCGCCAATAATGATTTTGAGATGCTGAAGATCTGCTCAGAAGCCGTAAAGCTGATGAGTGAAGGAGAACTGCTGCAAATTGAAAAAGCCAGGAAACTGGATATTCAGGAGCATATTTATTTTGACATTATCCGGATGAAAACGGCTTCCCTCATTGCTTCCTGCTGCGCCATCGGATCTTACTCCACCGGCTCTTCCACGGAAGAAGTAGAAGTGATGAGGACCTTTGGCGAGAAGATAGGACTGGCTTTCCAGATAAAAGACGATCTGTTTGATTTCGGCAATGACGACATCGGCAAGCCGACCGGCATTGATATTAAGGAAAAGAAAATGACGCTGCCCCTGATCTATGCCCTGCAACAAGGCACACGCAGCGAGAAGCACAAGATCATCTCCATCGTAAAACGGCACAACACCAACGAAAAGAAGGTATCAGAGCTGATAGATTTTGTAAAAGCAAAAGGAGGCATTGAATACGCCCAGGAAAAAATGCTGAAATATCAGGATGAGGCATTTGCGCTCCTGCGGCAATTTCCTGACAGCACCTACCGCCAGTCGCTGGAAAACCTTGTGATCTTCACCACAGAGAGAAAAAAGTAG
- a CDS encoding prolyl oligopeptidase family serine peptidase, with product MEQIRNISISTDDAHPLLADVFFMDDGKPKPMVIFSHGFKGFKDWGTFNMIAEQFAREGFIFIKFNFSCNGVSLDNPIEFTDLDAFSKNNFSRELDDLEQVISWSLSNALIPESERAEEEICLLGHSRGGAISIIKASEDERVKKLVTWAAVGDLGEKWNAAMRKEWKAKGVMQIENSRTGQQMPLKYQLIEDLENNKERLDVIAAASRISVPFMAVHGTEDESVPFEHAIAMKRVNKQVKLNLIPSAGHTFGSYHPYHEKRLPIDTALVVKDGLQFFLES from the coding sequence ATGGAACAGATCAGAAATATTTCGATTTCTACGGACGATGCACATCCGCTCCTGGCGGATGTATTTTTTATGGATGACGGCAAACCCAAACCTATGGTCATTTTTTCGCATGGATTTAAGGGCTTTAAGGATTGGGGTACTTTTAATATGATCGCTGAGCAATTCGCAAGAGAAGGATTCATTTTTATCAAATTCAATTTTTCCTGTAATGGTGTTTCCCTGGATAATCCTATCGAGTTTACTGATCTTGATGCGTTCTCAAAGAATAACTTTTCCCGCGAACTTGATGACCTGGAGCAGGTTATTTCCTGGTCGCTGAGCAATGCATTGATCCCTGAGTCAGAGAGAGCAGAGGAGGAGATCTGTCTGCTGGGCCACAGCCGGGGCGGGGCGATCTCCATTATTAAAGCATCAGAAGATGAAAGGGTAAAGAAGCTGGTAACCTGGGCTGCTGTGGGCGATCTGGGTGAGAAATGGAACGCAGCCATGAGAAAGGAGTGGAAGGCAAAGGGCGTGATGCAGATTGAGAATTCCCGCACCGGACAGCAGATGCCTTTGAAATACCAATTGATTGAGGACCTGGAGAATAATAAGGAGCGGCTGGATGTGATTGCTGCGGCTTCCCGGATTTCAGTGCCTTTTATGGCGGTTCATGGAACGGAGGATGAATCGGTACCTTTCGAACATGCCATTGCCATGAAGCGCGTAAATAAGCAGGTTAAACTCAATCTGATCCCAAGTGCCGGACATACATTTGGCAGCTACCATCCGTACCACGAAAAAAGGCTGCCTATTGATACCGCGTTGGTGGTCAAAGACGGCCTTCAATTTTTCCTGGAATCCTGA
- a CDS encoding biopolymer transporter ExbD, whose translation MGKFNKDSKRALPAISTASLPDIIFILLFFFMVTTVLRDKQLLVKQQLPSATEIEKLEKKSLVSYIYIGPPRETDRYGTAPRIQLNDAFAPVSQVQSFVLSERRQRDERMIPFMTFSLKVDKTTRMGLVTDVKQELREVQQLKINYSTVVAREDE comes from the coding sequence ATGGGAAAATTCAACAAAGACAGCAAAAGAGCATTACCGGCCATTTCCACTGCTTCCCTGCCGGATATTATCTTTATTCTCCTTTTCTTTTTTATGGTAACCACCGTATTACGGGATAAACAATTACTGGTAAAGCAGCAGTTGCCCTCTGCCACTGAAATTGAGAAACTTGAAAAGAAGTCGCTGGTAAGTTATATTTATATTGGTCCTCCCAGGGAAACCGACCGGTACGGTACGGCCCCGCGAATTCAGTTGAATGATGCCTTTGCCCCCGTTTCCCAGGTGCAGTCATTTGTATTGAGCGAGCGCAGGCAACGGGATGAGCGAATGATCCCTTTTATGACCTTCTCCCTTAAAGTGGACAAAACCACCAGAATGGGACTCGTAACGGATGTGAAACAGGAACTTAGAGAAGTGCAGCAACTCAAGATCAACTACTCCACAGTTGTCGCAAGGGAAGACGAGTAA
- a CDS encoding biopolymer transporter ExbD produces MAKAKRTIPEINAASMADIAFLLLIFFLLVTTIDTDKGIARKLPPIPLEPPPPLEEHDRNVLIILVNSADQMLVDGELLQVDVLRETTKEFVMNPYNKPTLAESPQDAIVSLKNDRGTSYDIYIQIQNELTAAYNELRDEAALRRFGTNFNDLNRQQQSEIKEIIPMKISEAEPENIGEQ; encoded by the coding sequence ATGGCCAAAGCAAAAAGAACAATCCCGGAAATTAATGCAGCTTCTATGGCTGACATTGCATTTCTGTTGCTCATTTTCTTCCTTTTGGTAACAACTATTGATACTGATAAAGGGATCGCGAGGAAATTGCCGCCCATACCCCTGGAGCCGCCTCCTCCGCTCGAAGAACATGACAGGAACGTTCTTATTATTCTGGTGAACTCTGCAGACCAAATGCTGGTGGATGGAGAGCTGCTTCAGGTAGATGTCTTGAGGGAAACCACCAAAGAATTTGTAATGAATCCCTATAATAAGCCCACTCTTGCCGAAAGCCCGCAGGATGCCATCGTGTCGTTGAAAAATGACCGGGGAACAAGCTATGATATTTATATCCAGATCCAGAATGAACTGACTGCGGCCTACAATGAACTGAGGGATGAAGCCGCTTTGAGGCGTTTTGGGACTAATTTTAATGATTTGAACAGGCAACAGCAGAGCGAGATCAAGGAAATTATTCCAATGAAGATATCAGAAGCTGAGCCTGAAAATATCGGAGAACAGTAG
- a CDS encoding MotA/TolQ/ExbB proton channel family protein, with translation MKKLTLLLAVFSLCILPNTGFAQNDTGAEVTDTMVADSIVEMDEQGQTDVEEAPIAEPEEVEETEGAHKIIKEKFIQGGPWMWPVLLCLIIGLAVAIERIIVLNMKTVNRDKFMKRIETALSSGGIDKAKSVARDTRGPIASIYYQGLDRSPEGIDIVEKSIVSYGSVEMGRLEQGLVWISLFIAIAPMLGFMGTVIGMIDAFDSIEAAGDISPSLVAAGIKVALLTTVAGLIVAIILQVFYNYLVSKVDSMVNDMEDSSIMLVDMLIKYNVVKTFKDNG, from the coding sequence ATGAAAAAATTAACTCTTCTATTGGCTGTATTCAGCTTGTGCATTTTGCCGAACACAGGTTTTGCGCAAAACGATACAGGTGCAGAAGTTACAGATACTATGGTAGCGGACAGCATAGTGGAAATGGATGAACAGGGACAAACAGATGTGGAGGAAGCGCCTATCGCAGAACCTGAAGAGGTAGAAGAAACGGAGGGTGCTCATAAAATTATTAAGGAAAAGTTTATACAAGGTGGTCCCTGGATGTGGCCGGTGCTTCTTTGCCTCATTATCGGACTGGCCGTGGCGATCGAACGGATTATTGTTTTGAACATGAAAACCGTGAATCGCGATAAATTCATGAAGCGCATAGAAACTGCCCTGAGTTCAGGAGGTATTGACAAGGCGAAAAGCGTTGCAAGAGATACGCGCGGACCGATAGCGTCAATATACTATCAGGGACTGGATCGCAGCCCTGAGGGTATTGATATAGTAGAAAAATCCATCGTCTCTTATGGCTCCGTTGAAATGGGAAGGCTTGAGCAAGGGCTCGTCTGGATTTCCCTTTTTATTGCCATTGCCCCTATGCTTGGTTTCATGGGTACCGTTATCGGGATGATTGATGCGTTTGATTCAATTGAAGCAGCCGGTGACATTTCACCTTCACTTGTAGCTGCCGGTATTAAAGTAGCCCTTCTTACAACTGTGGCGGGACTTATCGTTGCTATTATCCTCCAGGTATTTTATAATTATCTTGTTTCCAAAGTTGATTCAATGGTAAATGATATGGAAGATTCTTCCATTATGCTGGTGGACATGCTGATTAAATATAACGTTGTAAAAACATTTAAGGACAATGGATAA
- a CDS encoding TatD family hydrolase: MYIDTHTHLFLEQFEEDIKETMDRAKAEGVLKCFLPNIDASTISPLKALAAQFPEQCFPMMGLHPCSVKEDWKQQMQTIENELRKGKYYAVGEAGLDYYWDTSFKAAQQEALRYQVSLALELDLPIVLHTRDSFDDNLRIMQEMQDGRLRGVFHCFTGSPEEAVQVIDLGFYLGIGGVVTFKNSGLDKTLEQVPLQSLVLETDSPYLAPVPFRGKRNESSYIPYIARKLAEIKDMPVETIASETSRNSMKLFSIKNGGN; encoded by the coding sequence ATGTATATTGATACGCATACCCACCTTTTTCTTGAGCAGTTTGAAGAGGACATTAAGGAAACGATGGATCGGGCAAAGGCAGAAGGTGTTTTGAAATGCTTTTTACCCAATATTGACGCCAGCACCATTTCTCCGCTAAAGGCACTGGCTGCACAATTTCCGGAACAATGCTTTCCCATGATGGGACTTCATCCATGCTCTGTAAAGGAAGACTGGAAGCAACAAATGCAGACGATTGAAAATGAACTGAGGAAAGGAAAATATTATGCGGTGGGCGAGGCAGGACTGGATTATTACTGGGATACGTCATTTAAGGCAGCACAACAGGAGGCGTTGCGCTATCAGGTAAGCCTTGCCCTCGAACTGGACTTACCCATCGTGCTGCACACCCGCGACAGCTTTGACGATAACCTTCGCATTATGCAGGAAATGCAGGATGGACGGCTCAGGGGCGTTTTCCATTGCTTTACAGGAAGTCCTGAAGAAGCTGTACAGGTTATTGATCTCGGCTTCTATCTGGGGATTGGAGGCGTTGTTACGTTTAAGAACAGTGGTTTGGACAAAACGCTGGAGCAAGTACCCTTGCAATCTCTTGTACTCGAAACCGATTCGCCTTATTTGGCACCGGTGCCTTTCAGGGGAAAAAGAAATGAGAGCAGCTACATTCCTTACATTGCCAGAAAGCTGGCGGAAATAAAAGACATGCCGGTAGAAACAATTGCCAGCGAAACCAGCCGGAATTCCATGAAACTTTTTAGCATAAAGAATGGCGGGAATTAA